The following are from one region of the Enterobacter huaxiensis genome:
- a CDS encoding fimbrial protein: MKKTLIALALISAPVLMSTANAADGSINFTGNITDAACTVDTNSASQTVTLGNVSSAAFNAVGSTAAPTKFDIKLTNCPETVTSAAVKFDGTINATNSDLLSVSSDSTATGVGIAIYEANSSTQVPMLTSSASQTIDSTLATNTLSFVAKYMATAAKVTAGSANAVTDFTIIYN, encoded by the coding sequence ATGAAAAAAACTCTCATTGCACTTGCTTTAATCTCCGCTCCTGTGCTGATGTCCACCGCAAACGCAGCAGACGGAAGCATTAACTTTACCGGTAACATTACTGATGCTGCATGTACTGTTGATACAAACTCTGCAAGCCAGACTGTAACCCTGGGTAATGTAAGTTCCGCTGCATTCAATGCGGTCGGAAGCACTGCAGCTCCTACCAAGTTTGATATCAAACTGACTAACTGCCCAGAAACTGTTACCTCAGCTGCAGTTAAATTCGATGGTACTATTAATGCTACTAATAGCGATCTACTGTCTGTTTCTAGTGATAGTACTGCTACAGGTGTTGGTATCGCTATTTATGAGGCCAATAGTTCTACTCAGGTCCCAATGCTGACCAGTTCAGCCTCCCAAACTATCGATAGCACTCTTGCAACAAATACTTTGTCATTCGTTGCTAAGTATATGGCTACAGCAGCTAAAGTAACTGCTGGTAGCGCAAATGCAGTAACAGACTTTACTATTATTTATAATTGA
- a CDS encoding fimbrial biogenesis chaperone, with translation MKWYNVFFLILIIGKINGAFAGVVVGGTRVVYDASKREASISIKNPEKTTPYLIQSWVESDNSSEVKKAPFVVTPPLFRLDAGQENLIRIISTNGQLPEDKESVFWLNVKSIPSSEKNDKNQLQITVRTRIKIFYRPESIKNQKSSEAYKLLTFSKSGNGLVVHNPTPFYISFYSLKVNGKEIKNVGMVSPRSTLPIPTNNGNTVAYQTINDFGGITKEIIANF, from the coding sequence ATGAAATGGTATAATGTTTTTTTTTTAATACTAATCATAGGTAAGATTAACGGTGCTTTTGCTGGAGTAGTTGTGGGAGGAACTCGTGTTGTCTATGATGCCAGCAAACGTGAAGCGTCGATATCGATAAAAAATCCTGAGAAAACAACTCCATATTTAATCCAGTCATGGGTTGAATCAGATAATTCTTCTGAGGTTAAAAAAGCACCGTTTGTAGTTACTCCACCATTGTTTCGCTTAGATGCTGGTCAAGAAAATCTAATACGTATCATCAGTACAAATGGCCAACTACCGGAAGACAAAGAATCTGTTTTTTGGCTGAATGTTAAATCTATTCCGTCGTCTGAAAAAAATGATAAAAATCAGCTTCAGATAACTGTCAGGACGCGTATAAAAATATTTTATCGACCTGAGAGCATTAAGAATCAGAAATCTTCTGAAGCTTATAAACTTCTTACATTTTCTAAAAGCGGAAATGGTTTAGTAGTTCATAATCCAACACCCTTTTATATTTCATTTTATAGCTTAAAAGTAAATGGAAAAGAAATAAAAAATGTTGGGATGGTATCACCTAGGTCTACGTTGCCGATCCCTACAAATAATGGAAATACTGTTGCATATCAGACCATTAACGACTTTGGAGGTATTACAAAAGAAATAATTGCTAATTTCTGA
- a CDS encoding fimbria/pilus outer membrane usher protein, whose protein sequence is MCSNVSLYAKNSNSSDLSIKYIGWKKILVSFSIIVTPCAHSNEYFNLNALEAIDGIQNKISLDSFSSRGSQMPGVYRVDIYVNDNKVDTRSVNFSMHEGKLQPVLFVSDLILMGVKTEALPKLSGLSQDYEIRKLGDFIPAAESVLDFGQQRLNISIPQAAMKNDARGYVDPSLWDQGLPAFFTNYSFTGSKTNYKNGQEDGSSSFLNLRTGLNFGAWRLRNYSTWNKSNNDSSHWNSINTYLQRDITTLKSQFLIGDTNTASEVFDSVSFKGVQISSDDNMLPDSLRGFAPVVRGIAQSNAQVTVSQNNNVIYQTYVAPGAFEINDLYPTASSGNLEIKIKEADGRERIFIQPFSAAPIMQREGRLKYSVSTGKYDSQNNNARKPNFVQSTMIYGLPYDSTVYGGILGADNYKSLAVGVGHGFGDIGSLSFDVTFAKSNMIDESKKEGESFRLQYAKSLVQTGTSITVAGYRYSTSGFYDFSEANELQFNNSDSWRLQKNKRSKTQVNISQSFGDYGSMFLSGYQQDYWQTKGYERNASLGYNISFSGITYGLNYTWSQMPNGKEADKLLAFNMQIPLSKWMPNSWVTYNSNSVNGRSPSHQIGIGGTALSDNRLSYSLQTNRNEGAGSNSSSTSVSYKGGKGIVNLGYNYNNISRQINYGVQGAAILHPYGFTLAQPIGDTFALVRAPEASGVKIQNNAGVYTDWAGNAIIPYVTTYRKNRIALESDTLGEDVEIDTKVKTVIPTQGALVMAKFDTRVGLRAFLTLKHNGQFVPFGANAVLEGDNTSSGIVGSNGELYMSGLPYQGNIRVKWGPDKLDSCNVELAITEKKVKGILTLIRDCK, encoded by the coding sequence ATGTGTTCCAATGTTTCATTATATGCTAAAAATAGTAACTCAAGTGATTTGAGTATTAAATATATAGGTTGGAAGAAGATACTTGTTAGCTTTTCAATTATTGTTACACCATGCGCACATAGTAACGAATACTTCAACCTTAATGCATTAGAAGCAATTGATGGAATACAAAATAAGATAAGTTTAGACAGTTTTTCTTCACGTGGATCTCAGATGCCAGGGGTGTATCGAGTTGATATTTATGTAAATGATAATAAAGTAGATACGCGAAGCGTTAATTTCTCCATGCATGAGGGGAAACTGCAACCTGTGCTTTTTGTCTCAGACTTAATTCTGATGGGTGTTAAAACTGAAGCGCTACCTAAGCTTAGCGGATTATCCCAGGATTATGAGATAAGGAAACTGGGGGATTTTATTCCTGCAGCAGAAAGTGTCCTCGACTTTGGTCAGCAGCGGCTTAACATTAGTATTCCGCAGGCCGCTATGAAAAATGATGCTCGTGGTTATGTTGATCCTTCTTTATGGGATCAGGGGCTCCCTGCATTTTTTACTAATTATAGTTTTACAGGCTCTAAAACTAATTATAAAAATGGGCAAGAAGATGGCAGTAGTTCTTTTCTAAACTTAAGAACTGGCTTAAATTTTGGTGCATGGCGTTTAAGAAACTACTCAACATGGAATAAGAGTAATAATGACTCTAGTCATTGGAATAGTATTAACACGTATTTACAGAGAGATATAACAACCTTAAAGTCACAATTCTTAATTGGGGACACTAATACAGCCTCTGAAGTGTTTGATAGTGTATCATTCAAGGGGGTTCAAATATCCTCTGATGACAATATGTTACCTGATAGTTTACGGGGTTTTGCGCCAGTTGTGCGGGGTATTGCTCAAAGTAATGCTCAGGTTACTGTAAGTCAAAATAATAATGTAATATATCAGACGTATGTAGCTCCAGGTGCATTTGAGATAAATGATCTTTATCCTACAGCATCAAGTGGTAACCTTGAAATTAAAATCAAGGAGGCTGATGGGCGTGAAAGAATTTTCATACAACCATTCTCCGCTGCACCTATCATGCAGCGAGAGGGACGTCTAAAATATTCTGTTTCAACAGGAAAATACGACTCTCAGAATAATAATGCGCGTAAACCAAACTTCGTTCAAAGTACGATGATCTATGGTTTACCTTATGACTCTACAGTATATGGAGGGATTTTAGGTGCAGATAACTATAAATCCCTCGCTGTCGGTGTTGGTCACGGTTTTGGAGATATAGGTTCTTTATCATTTGATGTCACTTTTGCAAAATCAAATATGATAGATGAGTCAAAAAAAGAAGGTGAGTCTTTTAGATTACAGTATGCTAAGAGTTTAGTTCAGACTGGTACATCAATCACGGTGGCTGGTTACCGTTATTCTACTAGTGGTTTTTATGACTTCTCTGAAGCAAATGAACTTCAATTCAATAACTCTGACTCGTGGCGATTACAAAAGAACAAGAGAAGCAAAACACAAGTTAACATAAGCCAGTCTTTTGGTGACTATGGTAGTATGTTTTTATCAGGTTATCAGCAAGACTATTGGCAGACTAAAGGTTATGAAAGGAATGCTTCTTTAGGCTATAATATAAGTTTTTCAGGTATTACTTATGGCTTAAATTACACATGGAGCCAGATGCCAAATGGAAAAGAGGCGGATAAATTATTAGCATTTAACATGCAAATTCCTTTAAGTAAATGGATGCCAAATAGTTGGGTAACTTATAATTCTAACTCAGTAAATGGACGAAGCCCATCTCATCAAATAGGTATAGGTGGTACAGCATTATCTGATAATCGTTTAAGCTATTCGTTACAGACTAACAGAAATGAGGGCGCAGGAAGCAATAGTAGCTCGACGTCAGTATCATATAAAGGGGGTAAAGGCATAGTAAATCTTGGATATAATTACAATAATATCTCACGACAGATCAACTATGGTGTACAGGGAGCTGCGATTCTTCACCCTTATGGTTTTACTCTAGCACAACCAATTGGAGACACTTTTGCTCTGGTTCGAGCTCCTGAAGCCTCTGGTGTGAAAATACAAAACAATGCAGGTGTTTATACCGACTGGGCTGGTAATGCTATCATTCCATATGTAACTACATATCGAAAGAATCGTATAGCGTTAGAAAGTGATACACTTGGAGAAGATGTTGAAATTGATACAAAGGTAAAAACTGTTATTCCCACACAGGGAGCTCTTGTCATGGCGAAATTTGATACGAGAGTAGGGTTAAGAGCATTCCTGACACTTAAGCACAATGGTCAATTCGTTCCTTTTGGTGCTAATGCAGTTCTTGAGGGTGACAACACGTCAAGTGGGATTGTTGGAAGTAATGGTGAGCTTTATATGAGTGGTTTGCCCTATCAAGGAAATATTAGGGTTAAATGGGGGCCTGATAAGCTTGATAGTTGTAATGTGGAATTAGCGATCACTGAAAAGAAAGTTAAAGGCATCTTAACTTTAATAAGAGATTGTAAGTGA
- a CDS encoding fimbrial protein has translation MYKFKWFLTCFLFAHSYSFCLADTATVNFTGNVKKAVCTLNSDTYNINLGDWSTSDFTSIGSTTTSTALDIVLNCPSSDIAVTAEIIGTADTTQSGTISLTSSANSASGIGIQILDEASSPLTINSPFLIENSISNQKMNLAWKARYIQTSNTVSEGTANGLINVSFTYN, from the coding sequence ATGTATAAATTTAAGTGGTTTTTAACCTGTTTTCTTTTTGCTCATTCATATAGCTTTTGTTTGGCGGACACTGCTACAGTGAATTTTACTGGTAATGTAAAGAAAGCCGTTTGTACCCTAAATTCTGATACTTATAATATAAACCTTGGAGACTGGAGCACCTCGGATTTTACTTCTATAGGCTCAACTACAACATCAACCGCTTTAGATATTGTCTTGAATTGTCCAAGTTCAGACATAGCTGTTACAGCAGAAATTATAGGGACAGCTGATACTACACAGTCGGGTACGATTAGTTTAACATCATCGGCTAATTCAGCATCAGGTATTGGAATTCAAATTCTTGATGAAGCAAGTAGTCCATTAACTATTAATAGCCCTTTTTTAATAGAAAATAGCATCTCTAATCAAAAAATGAATTTGGCATGGAAGGCAAGGTATATACAAACTAGTAATACTGTAAGTGAAGGTACTGCAAATGGTTTAATTAATGTATCTTTCACTTATAACTAG
- a CDS encoding fimbrial protein gives MKSFYLFSAVLGSLPGLTIASAGSIIFEGYITENACIIESNDVSQVVDLGTISTSAFSAAGQVASPTRFTISLKDCPQTVKSVSFTFNGVSDQNNPTLISLDDDSSASGIGIALYEYDSVSQIPLFSASKVRELNADTDVNVLTFIAKYMATQAKVTPGTANSVTEFVAVYN, from the coding sequence ATGAAATCTTTTTATTTATTCTCTGCTGTACTTGGGTCTTTACCTGGTTTAACGATAGCAAGTGCAGGCTCGATTATATTCGAAGGTTATATAACTGAAAATGCTTGTATAATCGAGAGTAACGATGTATCACAGGTTGTTGACTTAGGTACAATTAGCACATCCGCATTTAGTGCGGCAGGGCAAGTGGCATCACCGACTCGCTTTACAATAAGCTTGAAGGATTGTCCGCAAACCGTCAAATCAGTTTCATTCACGTTTAATGGAGTTTCCGATCAAAATAATCCTACTTTAATATCGCTAGACGATGATAGTTCAGCTTCAGGTATTGGCATAGCATTGTATGAATATGATAGTGTTTCTCAAATTCCTTTATTTTCAGCCTCTAAAGTAAGAGAGCTAAATGCTGATACCGATGTCAATGTTTTGACATTTATCGCAAAGTATATGGCAACACAAGCAAAAGTAACACCTGGTACTGCTAACTCAGTTACTGAATTTGTTGCTGTTTATAATTAG